From Brassica napus cultivar Da-Ae unplaced genomic scaffold, Da-Ae ScsIHWf_1695;HRSCAF=2321, whole genome shotgun sequence, one genomic window encodes:
- the LOC125598304 gene encoding protein transport protein SEC13 homolog B-like — MAGHKIETGHEDTVHDVQMDYYGKRVATASSDCTIKITGVSNNGASQHLATLTGHRGPVWEVAWAHPKFGSMLASCSYDGQVILWKEGSQNQWTQAHVFTDHKTSVSSIAWAPYELGLSLACGSSDGNISVFTGRGDGGWDTTKIDQAHPVGVTSVSWAPSTAPGALVSSGLLDPVYKLASGGCDNTVKVWKLSNGSWKMDCFPALQKHSDWVRDVAWAPNLGLPKSTIASGSQDGKVVIWTVGKEGEQWEGKVLNDFKAPVWRVSWSLTGNLLAVSDGNNNVTVWKEAVDGEWQQVTALEP; from the coding sequence ATGGCGGGGCATAAGATTGAAACAGGTCACGAGGACACCGTCCACGACGTGCAAATGGATTACTACGGGAAGCGAGTAGCCACCGCCTCCTCTGACTGCACCATCAAGATCACCGGCGTCAGCAACAACGGCGCATCCCAGCACCTAGCTACACTAACCGGCCACCGTGGTCCCGTCTGGGAGGTCGCTTGGGCCCACCCGAAGTTCGGGTCAATGCTAGCCTCATGCTCCTACGATGGCCAAGTCATTCTCTGGAAAGAAGGCAGCCAAAACCAGTGGACTCAGGCCCACGTCTTCACCGACCACAAAACTTCGGTCAGCTCCATCGCCTGGGCTCCTTACGAGCTCGGACTATCCTTGGCCTGCGGTTCGTCTGACGGGAACATCTCGGTGTTCACGGGGCGTGGTGACGGCGGCTGGGACACGACGAAGATTGACCAAGCGCATCCGGTTGGCGTCACGTCGGTCTCGTGGGCCCCGTCCACTGCGCCTGGGGCTCTTGTCAGCTCCGGGTTGCTTGATCCGGTTTACAAGCTGGCTTCGGGTGGGTGTGATAATACGGTGAAAGTGTGGAAGCTCTCTAACGGGTCGTGGAAGATGGATTGCTTCCCGGCTCTTCAGAAGCACAGTGACTGGGTGCGTGATGTGGCTTGGGCGCCCAACTTGGGTCTCCCTAAGTCCACCATAGCTAGTGGCTCGCAAGACGGGAAAGTGGTTATATGGACGGTGGGGAAAGAAGGTGAGCAGTGGGAAGGTAAGGTTCTGAATGACTTTAAGGCTCCGGTGTGGCGGGTCTCCTGGTCCTTGACGGGTAACTTGTTGGCTGTGTCTGATGGGAACAATAATGTGACGGTGTGGAAAGAGGCGGTTGATGGAGAGTGGCAACAAGTCACCGCCCTGGAGCCgtag